The nucleotide sequence GTTAATGGAGAATTTATTCAATCTCAAAATAGTTAATTAACTTTCACAAACGACCCTCACTTatcatttctagttttcttttctatttctgtccctCAGGCATTCTCcattccagtcaaattggccAGCTAAATGTCATCATATCTGCCACTTAGGTGACCTTACATAGGTTGTGCCCCTatacctagaatgcactccctcatcCCCTCTGCTTCAAAGAAGTCCCTAACATCCAACGAAgcacagctcagatgccacctcgtATATAAACCCTTTCCTgatttaattatataatattctctacctcttgaaatgattttgtatatgttttgcatttaCTTGCCAATATACATCTTCTATACacttagtagaatgtaaactccttgaggaaagactgttttgtttttgtatagtgctttgcacatagttaaCATTCAATGTTTGTTGAAGTTGAGGTAACCCATATCAGTCATTTGCAATGGACACTTCCTCTTTGTGATTGTTTATGTGGGAGCCTAAATTTTTGAAATGAAGTTTATATAGTGAACATACAATCAGGAAAAAAGAACTGTTTGTTCCTTCAAATGTTATTAGCTCGTTCTTCTCTAAACTAGTCTTTAACGTCATGTTGATAGACAAAATGACAAATTCTTACTGTTGAATTCTGGAGAGAAATACCTGGAAAGGGCTGTAAACTTTTAAAAGGGTTTTTAATTTGTGCCAAGCTGAGTAATGTGAAACTATACCTCAAATGTATATGCTTCAAATGTAAtactctgtcatttcttataattgCAATAAACGATTGTGTACTTTTGATCACATGTAATGTACTACAGTGGAAAGACCAGGAGGGATACTGCTGAtgtagaaaaaaggaagaaaaaatttgaaaatgtcATCAAAAACATTTAAGCGGCAAATTATACACCAACATAACTGATAAAATTAAgttaatgaatatttacaaaaatataaaatacccaaaattagagaagaaaaaagaatcccaaaattagagaagagagggagggagagagagagggaattgaacaagccataaagaAACTTCCAAAGGAAAAATTACTTACCTAGGACCAgttggatttacaaatgaattttatcaGATAATAAAGCAACAATTCCAACATTACatactttcaaaaaattataaaaggagGACTTCATAAAATAAATGTGAGTTTGATACTTAGAACAAGGGAGAGATAAAGCAAAGGATAAAAAAACGAAATTATGGActagggtttcttaaacttttttgtgttatggactcctttggcagtatGGTGAAACCTAGATTCCCTTCTCAGAatggttttaaatacataaaataagatTGCAAATGAAATCAATCACATTgacattatcaaaatattttttgaagatCATGTATCCCAACTTAAGAACCCCTGTCAGAGACCAATCTCTAATAAATATGGGTGTAAAAATATTGAGTGAGATATTAGCAAAGGGTATGATGCAACATGACAAACAGATTACACACCGTGACAACCACTGGATCATACTAAGAACATAGggttggctcaatattaggaaaactataaacaagaGACCATATTAAAACCCACAAACTCCCAAATTTATATcaacaaatgaaatttaaaagatgcatatagatatttgaaaacattcattttattaTTGCCCTTAGGGGAAAtctgatttgtgatttcattggttaagGGAATTCTTTATGAGGGAACCCATCCTTAATACTTAGTATGGCAAGAAGAGTCTTTATCCAAAACCAAATTATTAGAAGTCATTGAAAAACACAAGACATTTCcattaagatcaggggtaaaggaAGGATATTTATTGTCACCACTATTAAACATACCTCTAGAAACAATAGCTATCTATAACagtaatacagaaaaaaaatgaataaacacagAGTCAACAAACATTACTTTTTGCAGTACCATCTTATTTTGAAAAGCCTATAACCTaactaaaaatgaaacagtaccttCAGTCAggtagcaagatataaaataaattcatgtaAATCATCGTATTTTCTGCAAATTACCAAAAAAactaagcaagaaaaaaatagaaaaattagttCAAAATAATTAccaacaatatatatgtatgaatccacatacacatacataaaaattaTGTGGCTAAAACAAAGcactctttatagaaataaagacaaaaaattaggaacttaaaaaaaattggtactAAAAAGCAGAAAAGTGTACTCCGTCTTCATGTCCCCTGTATCCAGTAGATAAAACACgcttaatgaaagaaaaaactgaattgaatttgtttTAGTTTCTTAACATGTAAAATGGGATTGGACTACTAGATGATGGCAAAACTTTCTTCCAATTGCAGCTCTGTGATTCCACCAGGTGTCGATGCCATTCCAAAACTCCCCCAcacttttcccatttcttcattaaattgaattttcttgACCTAGTAACCAAGGAAGATTAACACATACCAATCCTGGGCTCTTGAAGTGTAAAATAAAGTTGATTCTTGGTATTTCCAGAAACGtggaacaatgaaaaaaatttaaacaggGTGTCCCTAGGAGGCAGAAAAAGTAGCTAAATTTAACCAAGTTCTGTCATTAACTAGTGATGAGCCTACTTTGGCTTCTTTAATAAAGCAGACTGAAATAAAGTTCCTTACATCTTAAAGGAACCAAGTGATAGTTAAAAATTGCTCCAGTCTGCAACTTTCTCTCAAGATTGCATATTAGAGAAGAGCAGCAATGGCTCAAAGTTGCAGCTGTAGATGTTAAAAGTCACCAAGTGGCTTATTGCAGTGAGAGAGTCCAAGGTTGTCAGATctaagtcaaaggaaaaaatttaacTCCAAGTTCTCCCTACCTTAAGCAGTTTTTCAGCTAATTTGCTTCTAATTAACAGTACCTAACACCCAACAAAAAAATTGACCCCAGTGGTGGTATAACActcaaaaatatcaaaaaacagaagaaaaaacaaaaaagcagaaaatcTCTAACTCAGAGATGGCATTAAGTGCCAAGACAACGCTAAGCTCTGGTCACACCAAAGGTAACCAAGCAATGCCTTAAAACTTAGTAGGTAACTTCCAGAGACAGTTTGTTTCCCATTAAGTGCTAAGCAGCTCTCCAGAAGATTCTTAGAGTGGCTCTTAAAAGAGCCTTTGGGGGGTTTCTTGAAAGAATTCGACAGCTAATTTACTTCTTCTTGGGCAACACCTTCTTGGGCTTAACAGCCTTTGACTTGGCGGCAACCTTGGCCTTGGGTTTCACTGCCTTGGTCTTGGCTGGACTCTTGACCACTTTCTTAGGCTTGGCGGCTTTACTGGTCTTGGGACTCTTGGCTGCTTTCTTGGCTCCCACAGCCACGGGCTTCTTCGCCTTTTTTGGAGTCTTTACGCTCTTGCCAGTTACCGACCCAGGAGCTTTCTTAGGCTTCTTGGCAGCAGGTTTTTTCGCTTTAGCCGAAGGTACCTTTTTGGCCTTGTTCTTGGTTTCACCTGGAGACGCTTTCTTGTTGAGCCTGAAGGAACCTGAAGCCCCGGTACCTTTGGTCTGTACCAAGATGCCTTTGCTCACCAAACTCTTCAAGCCCAACTTGATGCGGCTGTTGTTCTTCTCCACATCATAGCCGCTGGCAGCGAGGATCTTCTTGAGAGCCGCGAGAGACACCCCATTACGCTCAGTGGAGGCGGCCACCGCGTTGGTTATGAGCTCCGACACAGGGGGACCCACAGCCTTAGGCCGCCCTCCTCGCTTGGCTTTCTTCATCGGCGCCTTCTCTGTTGGGGCTGGAACCGGCACACTGGTTGTTGCAGGTCCAGGCTCAGCAGAAGCGGCAGGTGCtgtttcagacatctcaaaagaCGTGAGAAAAATCAGAAACGAGAAAGTAGAGACAAGAGAACTACAAGAGAACGGCCTCGACCCGGGGGGTATATATAGGGCGAGGACGCGCTGTGATTGGTGCGTTGCTTAGCCTGCCATGTGCGCCCAGGAGTCTGTTCTGCCTTCTGAATTGTGTTTGTTATACATCAAAAAAAGCCCAAACTCAAAATATTCCTTGCACCAAATCGCCCAGTTTTGATCGGAAAATCATCCCTGCTCTCTCAGGCTTTACATACGTTTTCTCATgttaataaacataaaatatggtACCCAAAGTTTTCAAAAATACTTGCAACTCCGGGCAAAATTCAATGGCAAGAAACCGAAGTTACTCTTTTCactataaatttaaaatgaatagttAAAAGGATAAGGTCTGTAACCTTTTAGAGATGGTTCTTCATGTGTCTGTTCTCTGATTTATCgaaaaaacaaattatttgtaTTCAGAGTTTTGCTAAAAATGTCTCTGTAGATGAGGGAAGTAACACAGACTCCCTGGAGGGTGGCCCATGCACCTTGAGGAAACCTTTAGTGTTCCTACTACATAGCATTAAATTCCCACTAACCTTTTTTGAAAGTATTGATTCActtgatccaaaaaaaaaaaaaacctttcatctTTTAAGTTCAGATATCTTTGTATTCTTTGTCCTTACACTATTTAGTTTCATTCAATCTGTAAGGGGCCTTTTTCCTATGAAGGACTGAGATcttaacaattaaaataaaaatcaacataATCTATATTTGGAGGCAAAACAAAATACTCAACTCATCTTATTTGAAAATTAAGTAGAGAGAGCCTTGTGGataaactggatttggagtaaggaaatattaaagaaataaacaaatagtAGTAACATAATAATTCTTATTAATATTTTGGCCTTTGGGAAAGAGGAACATACAGAGAAAATGTGATAGGAAGTACCTTGAATTCAAGAGTCAAGAGACCTAGTTTCAACTCTGCCAGTGATGAGAATAGTATTCTCCATGTAGTAAGCGATGAATTAATTTTTGTTGAAATAAActaaattgagttgaattgaaccaggggccatgtgaccttggggcagGTCCCTTACTTTTTCTGAGGCCTTTAAAATTTTCTCTggctataaaatgcagataaagAGAAACTGGCATTCagagaataaagataaaaataatttttaaaaaggaaatactgaaagcaaagaaaattttattttgtattcttaAGATAATTCTCTTCTAAGATAACAACCACTACAAAATATGGATCTAGAAGTTAAAACTAAGATTCAAAAATCTCTTCTGAAAATCAGCTCTTCCTCctgacattttttttgtttttgttgtttatggCACCACCAGTCACGCATGCTTAAACCTGAAAATTCATTTTAACTCTATCTCTTATCCCCTATATCTAATCTGTTCCCAACTTCTGTCAGATCTTTCAAAATCCCTTGTTCTGGCCCTTAATGTTTCTATATATGTCCTTTCTAACTAAATTATCTTTGAATTTTTATctctgagaaagaaaattttcaaacTTATAAAACCTAAAATGTAAAActttataatagaaaataaattaattttctttataaagCAATCTTGGTTTTCATCACCTGGCCATCTTCTATTCAAATATCATGTGGTACAGAGGTGACTGTTCctatcattttacatattaaataaaaatttaatataaaactaTGCTTAGCACGAAATTAACAGGTGAAAGTCTAAAGGAGAAATGATATTTGAAATCAGCATAAAATACTATAAGGGTGATTAATTTGTGTATGTGtgaccaagaaagaaaaaaaatgtgcttttttATTAATGAAAGTATAATTTTTACACTAACCTTAATCATAacttcatccttcaaaagatgaagaaactaacaaGGAGAAATTCTAGCCTAGATCTCTCTCATTCTCACCAGTACGAGAAAGTTGGTTACTAGGGTTTAAATAGTGAAAACATCATGGAGGAAATTTTCTGTCCTTCCTAGAGATTGTAGTAGCATAGAGGGTGAATTTCAAGAAAAGAATCCTAGGCCATGGGCTAAATTTAGCTCAAAAAGgaggaaattctgaaaaccaaagttttttttagaaatgtaaaagaaactacggatgacaagaaaaaaaatgggagttTTCTGAAAAGATGCAAATGACTATGTAAGGAATATAGCAACcagctgtttttaaaaatggaagcaaGCACATGTAATAGAGAGTGAATACACAAATATAACATCTTactctaaaaatattattaagtttGCTAAAGTTCATGATGGACTGAGCCTGGTAAGGAAAGCTAAGGATAACAAAAAGgatagagttttgttttttaagatataTTAGGGAACAATGAagtatcaaagaaaaaatgaCGGGAGATAATTttgtcgtttttcagtcatatctggctctccatgactccttttggggttttcttggcaatgaagtgttttgccatttccttctccagctcattttacagatgaagaaactgaggcaaacagggttaattgacttgcccagggtcacacagctaataagtacccaaggccaaatttgaactcaggtcttcaggactccaggtccagggtaCCTACAACAAGGAGAAGGCACTGTTGCTCAGAGTTGCTGATATTTTCTCAAACATAGAAGATGAGTTTTGGACTGGAAAGGatagaccaacaacaacaaaactgataATAGAGAGTGGATACCCTGGATAACTGAAGGGAGAATAATGAGCACCTAGCTACTTACTGATGACTTTGAGTGACCTGGCCCTAGGGCAAGTTGTTCTTAAAGTGTGGTCCAGGGTCCCTGAGACTTTTGGGGGGTACTGTGATGTCAGAACTGTCTTTATAATAAGACTTTTTTGCCTGTTCCCCTCTCACGTATACTCACTTTTATGAGTATATAATGGAATCTTCCAAAGTCTACATGACCTGTGAATTGAAGATTTAGCTGCAAATATGAAAACTAAGTTAACATCTTCTATACAGAACTTTTGCCTTACAAATGGAAGAATCTACAGACATCACCAAACTtgctgttttgcttttatttctcccataTCAGCATTAACTAATCAAAGAATGTCCTTTATGCAAATGCTTGGCAACAAACATAAGTGGTGGTAAAATATAATAAGTGTAGAATGCCTTTTTTGAATCTCATAATTTATCTCAGAACAACTGTGTTGACATTTGCACATGGTGAAAAAGCAGTGGTAAGGAAAACTGCTAGTGCCTTAGCATGAATCACAGCAACAGCACCAAACTGCATTAGTCTCATCATGCTCTTCCTCACCAGCCACTCTGACACAACAAACAACCAAAGAATTCAAAATGCCAGTTTCATTTCAGAATGCACTTgatgaagcaataaaaattattcactTTATTAAATCCCAATCCTTGAGTACAGATATTCTGAATATTCTGTGTGTGTTGAAATAGAAAGATATACTTCCTCAGCTACTTTTTTCATGGAAAATTTTTACTTGAAAGAATGATTGACAGACAAACTATAGTTACACAAACTTGGATATCTGACATACATTTTCCCAAAAAACAAAGCAAGCCTGTTATTGCAAGGAAAATAACTGACAGTGCTTGTTGTCAATGATAAAATTCAAGATTTCAAGTGAAAATTAGAATTTTGAGAAACTTGTATCCACCATTGTGAGCTCGACAGTTTCCAAATACTTAAGAGACTTTTCTGATGAGATAGGTGGTGATATTAACAAATGCAATATTTGATATTATATATGAAATGTGTTACCAtttgaagatatatatatatatgtataattcaaTGAACCAATATCCTTCATATGATCAATATATGATGTAACAAAATAATGCCagaattacattttttaatataaatttatttattttcagttttcaatattcacttccacatgattctgaattccaaattttctctccatctctcctctccccccaccccaggacagcatgcattttgattaccccttcctccaatctgccctcccatctataacccccccacccctttctcttatccccttcccttataTTTTCccatagggcaggatagatttctatatcccattgcctgtacatcttatttcccagttgcatgcaaaaactatttttaacattcatttttaaagccttgagttccacattctctcccttcctccctccccacccaccctcattgagaaagcaagcaattcaacataggttatacatgtgtagtcatgcaaaacacttttcataacagtcatgttgcaaaagactaaACCATATTACCTTCTATCCTGTCCCaacctccatttattctattctctcctttgacctgtccctccacaagtgtttgcttctgattaccccttcccccaatctgccatcccttctattatgtcccctctcttatccccttccctcctgctttcctgtagggtaagagatttccatacccaattgagtgtgtatgttattgcctcctttagccaaatccaatgagagtaaatcTCACATATTCCCTCTCacgtctcccctcttcccctccattgtaaaagctctttcttgcctcttatgCGAGATTATTTACTAcagtctacctctccctttctctttctcccagaacattcctctcaacacttaattttattttttatctctcatGCCCTCACATTCAGCTCACcttgtgcacgcacacacacatacacacacatatatacatacatacacatgcacacatacctatatacatatacgtgcgtgcatgcgtgtgtgtgtgtgtgtgtgtgtgcatgtgtgtgtattccttctaactaccctaatactgagaaaggtctcttgagttgcaaatatcatctttccatgtaggaatgtaaacagttcaattttaataagtcttTCATGGCATCTcgttcctgtttaccttttcatgcttctcttgattcttatatttgaaagtcaaattttctattcagctctggtcttttcaacaagaatgctatttcattgaaattccatttttttcccctgaaatattatactcagatttgctgagtaggtgatttttggttttaatcttagctcctttgacctctggaatctcatattccaagccctccaatcccttagtttagaagcttctaaatcttgtattatcctgattgtgtttccgcaatacttaaaattgtttctttctggcctcttgtaatattttctccttgacctgggaactctggaatttggctacaatattcctaggagttttcatttttggatctctttcaggaggtgatcagtggattctttcaatttctattttaccctctggttctagaatatcagggcaattttctttgataattacttgaaagatgatgtctagattcttttttttaatcatggttttcaggtagtctaataattttaaaatcatctctcctggatctattttccaggtcagcattttttttccaatgagatatttcacattgtcttctattttttcattcttttagttgtgttttataatttcttgttttctcataaagtcattagcttccatttgctccattctaatttttaaggaattattttcttcagggagcttttgaacctccttttccatttggccaattctgcttttcaaggcattcttctcctcgttggcttttgggaccccttttgccatttgtgttagtctatttttaaaggtgttattttcttcagcattttggggggttttccttcagcaagctgttgactcatttttcatgactttcttgcatcactctcatttctcttcccaatttttcctccacttctctgacttgattttcaaaatcctttttgagctcttccatggcctgagaccatttcatatttttcttggaggatttggctgtaggagccttgaccttcttatcttcctctggctgtatgccttgatcttcctcatcgctaaatgtttaagaaaacatcttttcaccaagaacgTAACCTTCAGTCTTATTCTTTtctcctgtttgctcatttccccagccaattatttgacttttgagctctttgttaagtggagggtgtactgccccaagtttcaggggttttgtgcagccgTTTTCAGAGATGTCTCTacggacctgtaaattctcagttcctccaaagttgtaggatcaaaagagaggtgtttactcctctccagGCCTGCACTCTGGTCCATGAGCAACAACAAGCATGTTTTCAGCCCTGGAACTGGGAGGAGAATGCTCTCTCCACAGCCATCACCAGCTCCACCACTCTGTcactcctccttaccccaggaccaccacccaggactgcgacccagatcagCCACTCGGTTCTCCcaccatctgtaggc is from Trichosurus vulpecula isolate mTriVul1 chromosome 7, mTriVul1.pri, whole genome shotgun sequence and encodes:
- the LOC118856839 gene encoding histone H1.4-like; amino-acid sequence: MSETAPAASAEPGPATTSVPVPAPTEKAPMKKAKRGGRPKAVGPPVSELITNAVAASTERNGVSLAALKKILAASGYDVEKNNSRIKLGLKSLVSKGILVQTKGTGASGSFRLNKKASPGETKNKAKKVPSAKAKKPAAKKPKKAPGSVTGKSVKTPKKAKKPVAVGAKKAAKSPKTSKAAKPKKVVKSPAKTKAVKPKAKVAAKSKAVKPKKVLPKKK